The Candidatus Methylomirabilota bacterium DNA window CGTCGCGCGGCGTGAGCGCCCGGACACGCGCCTGGATTTCGGCGGTGCGAGCTTCGGCGGCCAGATCCCGCGCGTCCTTGGTCACTGCCCGCTCGATCGCGCCAAGCAGGGCGTTGCCGGCGAACGGCTTGGTCAGGAAGCCGACGGCGCCGCTTTTCATGGCCGTCACGCTCATCGCCACATCACCGTGGCCGGTGATGAAGACGACGGGAATGCGGACGTTTCTGACCCTCGGTGTGTATCGAGTCGACCATGTGCGCCAACCTCAAAGCAGAGTGATCGGCAGCTCGACGGGAGTGCATCAACGATGCCGCGCGGGCCTGGCAAAATACTCGGAAACTTAGAGTCGACAGCGCCCTATCGAACATGGGGTCGGCGTGCCTCACGTGGGACACGTGGGCCCCAGTGCCCTGAGGCATTCGTGCCGTCTCCCACGTACCTGCGTAGGAACCGGGTGATTCGACGGTGTTCGCTCCGCGCGCCGAGCGAAAAAGACTTCTGGAGTCCGCAGGAATCGGAATCATCGCGTTGCCGCCCGACCCTCCGCCTTCCCGGCCGCACTGGACGGGACACCGCCTACCTTCACGCGTCGCATTACTTCGACCCGCCGCAGGGTGATGCGCGGCACGGGCGGGATCTTCTGGAGGACGAGCGCTGTCTCGGC harbors:
- a CDS encoding response regulator, whose product is MPVVFITGHGDVAMSVTAMKSGAVGFLTKPFAGNALLGAIERAVTKDARDLAAEARTAEIQARVRALTPRDVQGRGSAERLRQVSGGVAGGIAGVKSVKNEMRVK